The following proteins are encoded in a genomic region of Sorangiineae bacterium MSr12523:
- a CDS encoding prolyl oligopeptidase family serine peptidase, which yields MALGAGAVLASRGNAVPQLEATPQFVPNVADRTSDAAAALVPITYRNGEYTLRGNVFKPEGRGPFPTLIYNHGSERDPSLEFAGDLGKWFQSRGFVVFFPYRRGSAGSEGPYWEDELSRRPESEVERARVELMDAENADVVAAVSWVRQQRYVDSDRLFMAGCSYGGIQTVLSAEKDIGIRAAVDFAGASITWQQSVVLQDRLKAAVRRSTVPVFFLQAANDFDTTPSRVLDEEMELAGKPHQIHIFPRFGKSKMEGHARFCNHGMDVWGQEVLAFLKGSPK from the coding sequence TTGGCCCTGGGCGCAGGGGCGGTTCTCGCCTCTCGGGGAAACGCGGTACCGCAGCTCGAAGCCACCCCGCAGTTCGTACCTAATGTCGCGGATCGAACCAGCGACGCAGCTGCGGCCCTGGTTCCAATCACCTACCGAAACGGCGAATACACCCTGCGGGGGAATGTGTTCAAACCTGAAGGACGTGGCCCGTTTCCGACGCTAATTTACAATCACGGCAGCGAGCGGGACCCGTCCCTGGAGTTCGCGGGCGATCTTGGAAAGTGGTTTCAAAGTCGCGGGTTCGTCGTCTTCTTTCCCTATCGCCGCGGATCGGCGGGGTCGGAGGGGCCGTATTGGGAAGACGAGTTAAGCCGTCGTCCAGAGAGCGAAGTGGAGCGCGCGCGCGTCGAACTGATGGACGCAGAGAACGCCGACGTCGTTGCCGCAGTATCCTGGGTCCGACAGCAGAGATATGTGGATTCCGATCGCCTATTCATGGCCGGATGTTCTTATGGCGGAATCCAGACCGTCCTGAGTGCCGAGAAGGACATCGGGATCCGCGCGGCGGTCGACTTTGCAGGCGCTTCGATCACGTGGCAGCAGTCCGTGGTTCTTCAGGACCGCCTGAAGGCCGCTGTACGACGTTCAACCGTCCCTGTATTCTTCTTGCAAGCGGCGAACGATTTTGACACCACCCCCAGCCGCGTCCTCGACGAAGAGATGGAGCTTGCGGGGAAGCCCCACCAGATCCACATCTTTCCACGCTTCGGAAAGAGCAAGATGGAGGGGCACGCGCGGTTCTGCAATCACGGCATGGATGTGTGGGGGCAGGAAGTGCTTGCGTTCTTGAAAGGTTCACCGAAATAG
- a CDS encoding alpha/beta fold hydrolase, with the protein MAVAATRHVNARRAGLKPGTVRVNERQVAYFSGGRGEPVVLLHGLGDDRHSFVESVSELTRHTRVILPDLPGHGDSEGSAEDAGSIRALVQWLAAFLDALALGSVSLGGNSMGGHVALAFALSYGAHVNRLVLVNPAGVGMPMEKIYTGFGAPLGGREDLERVFRRVFYKPHRVPSFIAAHLIKQINSAMPRYNEMARRLRDEPGIGLDHQLASIRVPTLVLWGVHDVVLLPSVREALRRIPDHRVVELPAGHSPQLELPGAVATELIAFLHP; encoded by the coding sequence ATGGCCGTGGCGGCGACACGCCACGTTAATGCACGGCGTGCCGGGCTCAAGCCCGGCACGGTGAGGGTGAACGAAAGGCAGGTAGCCTACTTCTCAGGGGGAAGGGGCGAGCCGGTCGTGCTGCTCCACGGGCTTGGTGACGATCGGCACTCATTTGTCGAGAGCGTCTCGGAGCTGACTCGGCACACCCGGGTCATTCTTCCGGACCTTCCTGGGCACGGCGACAGCGAAGGGAGCGCCGAGGACGCCGGAAGCATCCGCGCTCTCGTGCAGTGGCTCGCGGCCTTTCTCGATGCGTTGGCCCTCGGAAGCGTGAGCCTCGGCGGCAATTCCATGGGTGGACACGTGGCCCTGGCATTTGCACTCTCCTACGGTGCCCACGTGAATCGTCTTGTGCTCGTGAACCCCGCCGGCGTGGGAATGCCGATGGAGAAGATCTACACGGGCTTTGGTGCTCCGCTCGGTGGGCGAGAGGACCTCGAGCGAGTATTCCGCCGAGTCTTTTACAAGCCGCACCGGGTACCGTCGTTTATCGCAGCCCACCTTATCAAGCAGATAAATAGCGCCATGCCGAGGTACAACGAGATGGCCCGGCGTCTGCGGGATGAACCTGGGATTGGCCTGGACCACCAGCTTGCCTCTATCCGCGTCCCGACGCTCGTCCTCTGGGGGGTACACGATGTCGTCCTTCTTCCGTCGGTGCGCGAGGCTTTACGAAGGATTCCCGACCATCGTGTCGTGGAGCTTCCGGCGGGCCATTCACCCCAGTTGGAATTGCCGGGAGCCGTAGCCACGGAGCTGATCGCGTTTCTCCATCCTTAG
- a CDS encoding 2OG-Fe(II) oxygenase, translating into MLDDAAAAPVATQRSPLRDFLDRTVATATERPDLLGQRGSAWRFASVTPWVYPAGTGLSLHYDGGNYTGAFTYFLHRTWNVQWGGLLLVLDAERRPSKGPGEERPVAWLDDDVESNEILERGLAQCILPKPNRIVFLAGGTPHMVTRVDPNAGQIVRVSLAGFFGTEMTVKVTPTSCLGRVSEVHRGPFAASIEGGRAVLKAGEGDAAEILIRTDPWGLSALQYIAEREHFAVNEIPGSLNDEERLAMASALLRVKAYKVEVR; encoded by the coding sequence GTGCTCGATGATGCCGCGGCTGCGCCGGTTGCCACGCAGCGATCACCGCTACGCGATTTTCTCGACCGCACCGTAGCTACCGCGACCGAACGCCCCGACTTGCTGGGTCAACGTGGCAGCGCGTGGCGATTCGCATCGGTCACGCCGTGGGTGTATCCAGCCGGGACGGGGCTCTCGTTGCATTACGACGGCGGGAACTACACGGGTGCGTTTACGTATTTTCTCCACCGAACGTGGAATGTGCAATGGGGGGGACTCTTGCTCGTGTTGGACGCTGAGCGGCGGCCCAGCAAAGGTCCCGGAGAGGAGAGGCCGGTCGCTTGGTTGGATGACGACGTGGAATCGAACGAGATTCTCGAGCGTGGCCTGGCCCAGTGCATCCTACCGAAACCAAATCGCATTGTGTTTCTCGCCGGAGGCACACCGCACATGGTCACACGGGTTGACCCGAATGCGGGACAGATCGTACGCGTATCACTCGCGGGCTTCTTCGGCACCGAGATGACGGTGAAGGTAACACCGACGAGTTGTCTTGGGCGTGTCAGCGAGGTGCACCGCGGGCCTTTCGCGGCGAGCATCGAGGGAGGGCGAGCCGTCCTGAAGGCGGGGGAGGGCGACGCCGCGGAAATTCTTATCCGTACGGATCCGTGGGGGTTGTCGGCGCTCCAGTATATCGCAGAGCGCGAACACTTCGCGGTGAACGAGATTCCCGGCAGCCTTAACGATGAGGAGCGCCTCGCAATGGCGAGCGCGCTACTGCGGGTAAAGGCCTACAAGGTCGAGGTTCGATAG